The segment ggggtggggccggggccggggcggggtcgCCCGGCGGCGGGCGGAGGCGGCGGGCCCATGGCTTAGGTTGCATAGTGGTCAAAGCTGCCGAGGTACTCGAGCGCCGCCTGGTAGCAGAACTGGTACTCGtcctgcgggggcggggcggggggcggagtCAGGCggtgccccgccccggccccgcccaggcccgccCACACCCTGCACCTCGGTCTGCACCACAGCAGGAGCGGGGGCCAGGGACGGAGTCAGGGgacgccccaccccgcccccaccccggtcccgcccaggccccgccccaccccgtcTGCACCATGGCGGGAGCGCGGGCCGGGGGCGGAGTCAGGGgacgccccgccccggccccgccccggcccgcccagACCCTGCACCTCGGTCTGCACCACGGCGGGAGCGCGGGCTGGGGGCGGAGTCAGGGgacgccccaccccgccccggcccatgcccaggccccgcccatgCCCCGCCCATGCCCCGCCCCGCCACGCCCCACCCCGCCCGCACCTCCGTCTGCACCATGGCGGGCCGCTGCGTGCGCAGCATCTTCACCGTCTGGAAGATGTCCACGACGCCCTCGTACCGCATGCGCTCCAGCACGATGCTGAGCGTGATGAACACGCCCGTCCTGCCCACGCCGGCGCTGCGGGAGCGGGCCCTGCGGTGAGCGCCGGGCgccgggcccccgccccgcctggcctccctgcccctgcccccgcccccgcccccgccccgccccgcccggcctccctgcccccgccccccccgggccgccccgcccggcctccccctcccccgccccgccccgggcccccgTCCCCCCCGCacggcctccccgcccccgccccgcccggcctcGCCCCGCacggcctccctgcccctgcccccgcccccgcccccccagcctccccccgccccgcccccgccccgccccgggccgcGCCGCCCACCTGCAGTGCACCGAGATGGGCCCGTCCTGCCCGAACTGCTCCTTGGTCTTGTGCACTTGGCCGATGAAGTCGATGAAGCCCTCGCCCGACTTGGGCACGCCCTGCTCCGGCCAGTCCGTGAACTGGAACTGCCGCACCGTGCGCGACTGGCCGTCCTGGGGGGGGCGGCGGCGCTGTGTGGACGCGGACgggcccccgccctcccccgcaCACGGCCCCCTGCACGCCCACCCCGCACACggcccccctcccgccccgcgcACTCACCCTGGCGTCCGTGACCTTGAACTCCCGCAGGATGTACTGCGGCATGTTGTACTCGGCCATGGGGTCCACCACGAAGTACTGGTACCGGGCGGAGCGCTCGGCCGGCCAGTACTGGTGGCACTTCTcctgcagggcggggcggggcggggtgcggTCAGCCggccgcccccccccgcccccacgtcCCCGCCcgggcgccccgcccccgccccgccccgcgtccccgcccccgcccccgcgtcTCCGCCCGGACGCCCCGCCCCCgcgtccccgccccgcccccacggccCCGCCCCGCTCACCCGGCCCATCTCCCGCAGCTTGCTCAGCATCACCACGATGGTCGAGTTGTTCTCCCACAACATGCGCCAGAAGTCCTCGGTGGTCTCGGCCAGCGGCCCCTGCGTGGCCATGTAGGCTTTCTGCTGCCTGCGGGGCGAGCGGGCGTGGGGTCGCggggggagccggcgccgcacgGGCACACCGCCCCAGCGCCCTGCGCCCGGGGACAGCGACAGCCCCAGGGTGGACGCGACCTTGCGGACGGAGCtgccggcccccgcccccgccccccggggcGCAGACGGCGCgttcccccgccccccccccgggctCCTGCGGGGCTTGGGGGCGGCCGGCCGCTGGGGTCCCCGCGGGGTCGGGGGCAGAGCAGCCCCGGCCGCCGCGGGGACAGCAGCCGCCAGCCGCAGGCGCGGCCCTCCTGGCCGGGCCGGCACCTGTAGCCGTCGATGAAGCTGGCGTTGATGTAGTCGGAGCCCTCCACGCCGCGGATGGGCTGCAGGCAGACGCGCGTGGTCTCGTAGGGCATGATGTTCACCAGGCGGTTCTTGAACTTGTTACAGGGCAGGTTGGCGCTCACGAAGCGGGACGTGTGCGCCTTGGAGCTGGCCAGGCgctgcgggcgggcggggcggggcggggtggggggcgtcaGCGTGGGCGCCCTGCACGGCcaccccgccccgcggcccccagccccgcccctgccaggCGCGGGCCCTGTGTGTGCCACCTCGCACCTGCGCCCACCCCTCGGGCCCCGGACCGGCCCCGGGAAGGCGCCGTGGGCTGGGGGGCGGCGTCAGCGTGGGCGCCCTGCACGGCCACCCCGCCccgtggcccccagccccgcccctgccaggCGCGGGCCCTGCGGTGCCACCTtgcacctgcacccacccacTCGGCCCCAGACCCGCCCTGGGAAGGCGCTGCCGGCGCGCAGCCTGGGCGCCCTGCGCGGCCaccacgcccccgcccccgcccccgccccgcggccaCCACGCCCCCgcgcccaccccgccccgccccgcccaccttgAACTCGAGTTCCATGCCCGTGACGTGCTCGCCCGGCTCCACCTGCGCCAGCTTCTGGATGTAGGCGTAGAGGCTGCGCGCGGGCACCTCCGTGCTCCCGCAGCCCACGGCCTCCAGCAGCGCCTCGTGGATGAAGCTGTACTGGTCCTCCGTCTGCACCATGTAGTTGCGCTGCGCGCGCATCAGCGTCACGTGCCCGTACACGTCCACCGTCTTCTCGGGCTTCATCCGCTCCAGCATGGCGTCGATGACGATGAAGCAGCCCGTGCGGCCCACGCCCGCGCTGCGGGGACAGCCAGGCGAGGGTGGGCGCGCGCGAGGTGGCGGGGGCaagggcgcggggcgggggcgcgcgcGTGGCGGCAGGGCCGGGGGCGCGCGCCGCGCACCTGCAGTGCACCACCACCGGGCCCGCGTCGGGCGGGTTGCAGGTCTTCACGCGGCGCAGGAAGGCCAGGAAGGGCGTGGGGTACTCGGGCACGCCGTGGTCGGGCCACGCCGTGAACTGGAACTGACGCACCTCGCGCTTCTCGCTCGAGCCGTTCTGGGGGGGCGGGGCACGGAGGTGGCCCTGAGCCTCTCCAGGGTGCGCGTGGTCCCCGGGGTCCCGCCCCCCAGAGGGCAAGGCCGGGCCGCACCTCCCGCTTCCAATCCCTCCGGCCTGGACTCAGgggcgccccgccccctcccctcctcgctcCGGCGGCCCCGCCCACCTTGTGCAGGGAGAAGGTCCGCACGCAGAACGTGGCCAGCTCGATGGTGTCCAGCAgtgtgacctggatgaagccgtAGGTCTCTGTGCCGCGGTTGGGCCAGTACTGGTCACACTTGATCTGCCCGGGGCGGGGGAGAGCGGGGTGAGCGGCggcggggctggcgggggcgtccagggccgggggcggggcctttcCGGGAGCGGGGGCGTCCAGGGCAGGGGCtgtccagggctgggggcggggctggccgggggcggggccttccAGGGCGGGGgctggccgggggcggggctggccagaGCCGGGATTAGccggggggcagggctggccgggccgggccggcccTCACCCGCGACTTCTCCTCCAGCCGCGTCATCATGACGATGGTGGCCGAGCGCTGCTCCCACACCATGCGCCAGAAGTCGCCGAAGGTCTCGGGCAGCGGCCCCTGCGTGGCGATGTAGGCGTTCTGCCGCCGGTAGCCGTCCACGTAGTTGGCGTTGATGTAGTCGCTGCCCGCGATGCCTGCGGCCGGGGCAGAGGCCCTGGGTCGAGGCCGGCTCGGTGCCCGCGGGGGCGGCCGGGGCACAGGGACGGGGAGGGGGCCGCGTGGGGGCAGCGGCCAGCAGTGGACCCTCCCGCGGGGCGGCCGCTACCTTCGATGGGCTGCAGGATGACGCGGGAGTGGTCGTAGGCGATGACGTTGGCGTAGCGGTTCTTGGGCTTGTTCACCTCCAGGTTGGAGTGCTCCCAGGTGAACTGCTGCCCGGGGTCGATGGACTGCGGGGGGGCGGGGTCAGGGCACAGGTGGAGGCGGGGTCAGGgcacggggagggggcggggtcagggcacagggcggggagggggcatggGCGGGGCCAGGGaacagggtggggagggcagcgCGCCGGGTCAGGGCACAGGtgcggggaggcggggcgggtCAGGGCACAGGGTGGAGAGGGGGCGTGGGCGGGGTCAGGGCACAGGGCGTGGAGGGGGTGGGGTCAGGGCACAGGTGTGCGGATGGGGGCGCTCGGGGTCAGGGGACAGGTGGGGGGGCAGGGACTCGGGCAAGGGTCAGGGCACAGGGCGGGGAGGGGTCAGGGCACAGGACGGGGAGGGGGTGTGGGCGGGGTCAGGgcacagggcggggagggggcggggtcaggGCACGGGGGGGCACAGGCGGGGTCAGAGCACAGGTgcggggaggtgggcggggcagggacTCGGGCAGGGGTCAGGGCACAGGTGCAGGAGGGGTACGGGGTCAGGTCACAGGGCGGGGGGGTGCGGGCGGGGTCAGCGCACAGGATGGAGGGGGGCGCGGGTGGGCACAGGATGGAGAGAGGGCGTCGGCGGGGTCAGGGCACAGGACGGGGAGGGCAGCATGCGGGGTCAGGGCACAGGTGCGGGGAGGCGGGcggggcagggactcaggcagGGGTCAGGGCACAGGTTCGGGTTGGCGGGGCGGGTCAGGGCACAGGTGTGGCGGGCATGGGTGCTGCACGAGGAGGCGGGGTCAGGGCACAGGTGCAGGGAGGCGGGGCATGGGCGCGGGCAGGGCACAGGTGCGGGGGGGCATGGGTGCTGCACGAGGAGGCGGGGTCAGGGCACAGGCATGGGAGGCGGGGCGTGGGCGTCGCGTGCGGGGCGGGCAGGGGACGCGCCCGCCCGCTCACCTCGTACTCCTGCGAGAGCTTCAGGCTGTCGTTGGCCCTGAGGCGCTCGGTGTGCTCCGCCATGTCGGCGAGGGGGATGGGCGGGTGGCTCAGCATGCCTGCGGGAGAGCGGCCGGCGGGGCGGGCGTCACGGGCGGCGCTGCGGGGGCCTCAAGGGTCCGGATCGCCAGggaggcccctccccgccccacccgcaGGGGAGGGCACACAGcagcggtgggggcggggggaggtcaGGGCAGACCCTGCCTTCCTGTCCGCTTGCGGTCACGGGACCGCGGTGTGTGCGTGGGGGGCGTGTCCCGGTTGGCCCCGCCTGCTCCCCCAAGGCGGATGCGGGGGTCGAGCCTGGCTCTCCCTCCCGAGATCCGGGTGGGCCGAAGGGGCCCGGGGTGCAGGAGCACCCCCGAGGgcccccaggagccctggccaTGGGGCACTGGGGCCTGCCCGGGGCGCGCGGGGCCAGAGCCTGCCCTCCGGGAGCCGGGCCGGGCGGGCGCGGGGCAGGAGGCCGGATGGAGAGACCGGGGGAGAACAGAGACTCAGGACTAACTTTGCGCGTGAACCCCCGGCTCCCTGAGGCCCGCATCTGCAGAGACAGCAAACAGCGCGTCAGGGCCACGGCCACGCCTCGACCGCGCCCTGCGCCGGCCACCCCGCGcagccccgggggcgggggcgggggcggcggaaGGACACGGGGCCCATGCCGCAGGGGTCGGGCGCGGGGGAGGCGGAAGGACACGGGGCCCATGCCGCAGGTTTTGAGGCAGGCAGCCATCAGTGAAATACACGCGTGTGACGTCCGCGGTGGACGGACACAGACCCGACGCCCAGCAGCCCGGGgacaggaaggggctgggagtgCGTTAGGGAGACTgcagccatcagtgaaatgcacgCGTGTGAAACCCCCATCGGGGCGAAAACCGAGGCGCGTGGGATCACACCCAGGGAGTGACACAGGGCCCTGCCCGATCGCCAGAGGACTGCAGCCAGCAGTTATAGACAGACGCGGGAATCCACGAGCCAGCCCAGGGACCGGGGGCAGAGGGCATCTGAGGGGCGGTGTGTGACCCTGACTGCAGCCATCGGTCAAAGGCCAATGCTGAAAGCCTCTGGCAGGAGTGGAGACGGCGCGGGTGGGACAGACTCGGGCCGCGAGCCCCCAAGAAACAGCAGCCGCCCGTTAAATGAAAATTCCTTAACCAGTTCAGGGCAGCTGGCGGGGCccatggtgggggcgggggctccaCTCTCCCAACGGGGCGCGGcaggggcgcgggggcggggcctgcgcaaGGCCACAAACCGCAGAGCTGTGTGCCAAAGCCTGGGCAGCGGAGGAGACGGCAGCCATCAGTTAAACGTAATtcaggggcggcgctgtggcgtagcaggtaaagcctcgaCCTGCGGTGCCGCCAGCCCGCGTGAGCGcgggttcgagccccggctgctccacgtccgccCCCGcgccctgctatggcctgggaaggcagcggtgCCGGCCCggtgctgggcccctgcgcccacgcgggagacccggacggagccccggctcccggctgccgcctggcccagtcccaggttgcggccttttggggagggaCCCAATCTCCGGTTTCAGGACCACCCCCGGCGCAAGGCCGCGCTGGGGCAGGCGGGGCGGCCCGCTCGTACCCGGCGTCTGGAAGTTCATGCGCCTCAGCTCCACGGGGTCCTTGGGGTGGTGCGGGGCGAGCTCCGCGTTGTTGAGGAGGCATTTGGTGCGGGGCTCCGAGTCCTTGCGCTTGCTGTGCGGGCGCAGAGGGAGGCGGTGGGCGGGGCGCACGCAGGaccgggccccgccccccgcaggccccgccccgacGCAGGCGCGGCGCTCACCTGTCGGGCTTGCTGCTCCGGGCGGCGCAGGCACAGGTGGGGGGCAGAGAACAGGAGAGGTGAGGGGCTGGCGGcttccacccccgcccccacccaccacctcctccagggagccctccgTGCTGGGGGGCGCTCACTTCTTGTAGAGCAAGATGGCGATCACGATGCAGATGATGAAGACGACGGCGAGCACGGGCCCGATGACCCAGATCAGCCCCTCCTCGCCGTCCACGATGGGCTGGGGGTCGGGGTTATCCAGCTGGAAGGGGTCTGAGAACGGGCTGGCGGCGAAGgtctgcgggggcggggcgcgcgtCAGCGCCTGGGCGGCTCCCCCCCTCCGCCGACCCCCGCGCTCagcggcgcccccgcccccgcggccccgGCGGCCCCGGCGGCCCGCACTCACCGGCTCGCTCTTCTGCAGGACGGCCAGCACGAACAGCACGTAGCGGTGGCCGGGCTCCAGGCCGCGGTTGTCGAAGCCGCCGTACTGCTTCTGGTCGCCGGGGTGGAAGGCGGCGGGCAGCACGGCGAAGCGGGCGGCCACGTAGGGCCGGGGCGCCTCCAGCTGGCGCGAGTGGCGCAGGCTGCGCCGCTGCAGCCGGGCCACGTCCTGGAGCAGCTGCGGGGCGGAGGGGGCGCTCAGAgcccgcgggcggcggcgggggggggcgcCCCCCAGGGCCGGGACGCCGGGCCTCACCTCCTCCAGGTCCATGTCCTCGGGGCTGCCCAGCGGGGTCAGGAACTGGCCGCCGCGAGACTTGCGGAGCGGGACCATCACGACGAAGTAGCTCCTGCCCAGAGACGGGGGCGTGGGCGGGGAGCGCCCCGACGCAGGCCGGCCCCGCCCACGCCGCCggacccccagcccaggcccgcCCCGAGCAACGCAGCGCCCGGGGGCCCGCCAGGTCTCCCGCCCCGCTCCCCGGGGTGCCCCGGGCGGGGCGCGCGTACTGCACGGGCACGGGGCTCTGGCCGtcgggcaggtgcacagtgatgtGGCCGTCGGGGTCGGGCTTGGGGGCCACGCTGGGCTTGCCGCTGAGCAGGTTGAAGGCGGTCCAGGCCGTGACCGTCTGCTGCAGGCCGCCCAGGCCGCCCGCGCGGTTGGTCAGCACGAAGTTGTAGAAGGTGTGTGGCCGCAGGCGCGTGATCAGCTTCTTGCTGCTGCGGCCGTCCACGTCGAGTGTGAGCCCGTTGTACTGGAtctgcgggcggggcggggcggggcggggcgggcgccatCAGCCGGGCCCTGCGCCTCGGGCCCAGCTCGGCCACACTGAGCGCCAAGCCCGGGCTATCCCGCCATTCAACGCTGGGCCGACCCCAGGCTGGGGGGCGGGTGGGCGGGGGGCCGAGCCTTCCCAGACACCGCCCGAGCCCCAGGCGcgtgcctgctgctccacttcccatccactccctgctgacggcctgagGGCGGTGGAGGACAGCCCtgccccgcgtgggagacccggaaggagctcctggctcctgcctggcccagcgctggccactgtgggcactcggggagtgaaccagcgggaggaagcgctccctccttccctccgccCTTCTAATAAACAGCAACAAAACTAAACTGAACCTAGACTGAGTACTGATTCCGGTtgagccaggaccccagccccgcgcAGGCCCGCCCCCAAGcgaagccccgccccgcccggccccgcccccgaccGCGCACCTTGTAGGGCGAGGGCGAGGCGTAGTCCTCCGGGAACTCCCAGCTCAGCAGCACCGACGTCTTGGTGACCATCTTCACCTTGAAGTTCTTGGGCGAGACTGCGCCGcgcaggcaggcgggcgggcgggcgggggagaGAGCACAGGAGAGGCGCGGTGAGCAGGGGGCGCGGGCGGCCCAGGTGCTCCCTGCCGGCgtgtgcccgtgcccgtgcccgtggccttcctgcctggccctggcccggccctgcctgccctggcccagcgccCTGCGCGGCTGCAGAGAGAgacgggagggggtgggggcggcgtcCCACCTGTGCCAACGCCGGAGCCTCGGTCGGACTGGCCTGGAGCGAgcgcgagcgagcgagagcggcCACTTACCTGGGCGggggggtgcggggagggggctggggcgggggtgggcgcgAGGCCCGGTCCGGCCGTGGTGCGGGCGTCGCCGCGCCTACCTTGGTCCCGCAGGAACGTGCGGTAGCGGACAGGGGGGCTGTAGGGGCCGGGGCCCCGGCGCGTGTGCGCGCGCACTTGGAGGTCGTAGGCCGTGTCTGGCTGCAGGCCGTGCAGCGTGAACGCCGTCTCGGCCCCCGGCTCGGCCGCCGCCGGCAGCTCCGTCTCCCGCGCGGggcccgcggcgccggcctcccgcACGGCCAGCGTGTACTTCACGATGGCGCCGTTGCGCTCGGCGGGCGCGGGCGGCAACCAGCGTAGCAGGACGGTGCCGGCCGACGCGTTGCCCGCAGCCTCCAGGATGTGCGGGGGCCCGCGGGGCGCGCCCTCGGGCACGTgcagcgccgccgccgcctcctggcccaggcccccgCGGCCGCGCGCCGCCAGTCGGAACACGTAGGTGGCGCCGCCGTGCGCGCCCGGCGCCGCGTAGCGCTCTTGCGACGCCGGCAAGTCCACCGTGGCCAGCGGCGAGTCCTCGCGGCCGAACTGCAGGCGGTAGCCCAGCACTGCGTCGTCGGCGCCGGCGGCCGGGGGCGCCCAGCGGGCTTCCAGGCTGCCCTCGGGGGTCTGCTGCACCGACAGGGTGGGGCGGCCCAGCACTGCGGGAGCGGGGAAGGGGGGGCGGGGTCAGCGCAAGGGTCAGGGACCCCGCCCCAGGGGCCCTCCCCgtgaggcttcctggaggaggttccAGGCAGCGGGACGAGGGCGGCCCTGGCCGAGGGCTGGGTGGgtcgggcgcggggcggggcgtgaGGGACGAGGGGGCCGCCCACACGCCCAGGGCTCGCACCTGCTCCCTTGGTCGTCACCACCTTGGGTTTGCTACGAGCGCCGTCGCCTTTCATGGTGTAGGCGGCCACGGTGACCGAGTAGGCGGTCTCGGGCTGCAGGTCGGTGATGACCATCtcctgcgggcgggcgggcgcggcggCGTCAGCGCAGGGCCCGGGGCGCACGCGTGCACGCGAGTTCATGCAAAGACCACGCACATGCAGCTCGCTCCCGGGGGCCTCCTGAGCTTGCTCTGCCCCATGCCACCCCCCCGCAGCCACCATCGGGTGCCCAGAAAGGCGAGGTGGGGGGCGCGCAAGGCCCACTCTGCTCCAGCCACGTGGGCTTCCTCGCTATTCCTCCCACACGCAGGCGCGGTCCAGCCTCAGGACCCCTGCTGTGTGTCTCCCGGCCCCAGGACCCTTGCACGGGCTGCCCTGTCTCCACCCGCAGGGTTGCTAGAACTGCTTTGCACCGACTCACGGAGCCATAGCTCAGGCTGCAGGAGTCTGGGTGCCAGCGCTGAGGGCGCACAGCTACTGCCAAGCCGCGTAGGCCACTCAGACACATCACAGCCAGGACAAAACAAGGTACTGCCAGTCGGGGCCTCTAGTTCCTCCTGGGTTGTGTCAGCTTGTCCGTGCGAGGGACACGGCACTCGCGGGGGCACACTGCACCCCGGAAGCGCGCGGCACCGCCCACCATAGCTGAGTGCGCGCACCCGGGTCTCGCCCCTGCCGGGCGGGAGCGCCCCCACCCCGTGCACGTGTGCCTGGCCCGGCCCAACGCCCCTCCTTCGCCCTGGCCTGTGCCCCACCACAGGGAGGTGGCTCAGAGCCCTCCCAGCCCCGGCGGAGAAACGCACACAGTAGGAGCTCACGCCTGCGCGACGTGCGCCCGGGGCGGCGGCATGCACACCCAACACTGGCCGGCATGCGGGGGGACGGGGTTGCACGAAACCAGGGTCTCCTGCCCCCGAGACTCCCACTCGGCCCTCCGGAGCCGCGGCCCACTCAGGGCCACCCCCAGACCCATGGGGGAGCGCGTGGTTCCCGACCCAGGGCCGGAAAGGCAGCGACCGGGTGGGCGGTGCCTCGCCCGCAGGCAGCCTGGGACGCACCCCAGAGCACCTGGGGGTGAGGCTGGGTGCCCTCCCGGGAGCTCAGCAGGTGCCCACTCGGGCCC is part of the Oryctolagus cuniculus chromosome 16, mOryCun1.1, whole genome shotgun sequence genome and harbors:
- the PTPRS gene encoding receptor-type tyrosine-protein phosphatase S codes for the protein MAAAGGPGVAAVRGPLGLLVLLLLGGCTAEEPPRFIKEPKDQIGVSGGVASFVCQATGDPKPRVTWNKKGKKVNSQRFETIEFDESAGAVLRIQPLRTPRDENVYECVAQNAAGEITVHAKLTVLREDQLPPGFPNIDMGPQLKVVERTRTATMLCAASGNPDPEITWFKDFLPVDPSASNGRIKQLRSESTPIRGALQIESSEETDQGKYECVASNSAGVRYSAPANLYVRVRRVAPRFSILPMSHEIMPGGSVNITCVAVGSPMPYVKWMQGAEDLTPEDDMPVGRNVLELTDVKDSANYTCVAMSSLGVIEAVAQITVKSLPRAPGTPVVTENTATSITITWDSGNPDPVSYYVIEYKSKSQDGPYQIKEDVTTTRYSIGGLSPNSEYEVWVSAVNSIGQGPPSEPVVTRTGEQAPASAPRNVQARMLSATTMIVQWEEPVEPNGLIRGYRVYYTMEPEHPVGNWQKHHVDDSLLTTVGSLLEDETYTVRVLAFTSVGDGPLSDPVQVKTQQGVPGQPMNLRAEARSETSIGLSWSPPRQESIIKYELLFREGDRGREVGRTFEPTTAFVVEDLKPDTEYAFRLAARSPQGLGAFTSAVRQRTLQSKPSAPPQDVKCVSMRSTAILVSWRPPPPDTHNGALVGYSVRYRPLGSEDPEAKEVNGIPPTTTQILLEALQKWTEYRITTVAHTEVGPGPESSPVVVRTDEDVPSAPPRKVEAEALNATAIRVLWRSPAPGRQHGQIRGYQVHYVRMDGAEARGPPRIKDVMLADAQWEMDDTAEYEMVITDLQPETAYSVTVAAYTMKGDGARSKPKVVTTKGAVLGRPTLSVQQTPEGSLEARWAPPAAGADDAVLGYRLQFGREDSPLATVDLPASQERYAAPGAHGGATYVFRLAARGRGGLGQEAAAALHVPEGAPRGPPHILEAAGNASAGTVLLRWLPPAPAERNGAIVKYTLAVREAGAAGPARETELPAAAEPGAETAFTLHGLQPDTAYDLQVRAHTRRGPGPYSPPVRYRTFLRDQVSPKNFKVKMVTKTSVLLSWEFPEDYASPSPYKIQYNGLTLDVDGRSSKKLITRLRPHTFYNFVLTNRAGGLGGLQQTVTAWTAFNLLSGKPSVAPKPDPDGHITVHLPDGQSPVPVQSYFVVMVPLRKSRGGQFLTPLGSPEDMDLEELLQDVARLQRRSLRHSRQLEAPRPYVAARFAVLPAAFHPGDQKQYGGFDNRGLEPGHRYVLFVLAVLQKSEPTFAASPFSDPFQLDNPDPQPIVDGEEGLIWVIGPVLAVVFIICIVIAILLYKNKPDSKRKDSEPRTKCLLNNAELAPHHPKDPVELRRMNFQTPDAGLREPGVHAQSMLSHPPIPLADMAEHTERLRANDSLKLSQEYESIDPGQQFTWEHSNLEVNKPKNRYANVIAYDHSRVILQPIEGIAGSDYINANYVDGYRRQNAYIATQGPLPETFGDFWRMVWEQRSATIVMMTRLEEKSRIKCDQYWPNRGTETYGFIQVTLLDTIELATFCVRTFSLHKNGSSEKREVRQFQFTAWPDHGVPEYPTPFLAFLRRVKTCNPPDAGPVVVHCSAGVGRTGCFIVIDAMLERMKPEKTVDVYGHVTLMRAQRNYMVQTEDQYSFIHEALLEAVGCGSTEVPARSLYAYIQKLAQVEPGEHVTGMELEFKRLASSKAHTSRFVSANLPCNKFKNRLVNIMPYETTRVCLQPIRGVEGSDYINASFIDGYRQQKAYMATQGPLAETTEDFWRMLWENNSTIVVMLSKLREMGREKCHQYWPAERSARYQYFVVDPMAEYNMPQYILREFKVTDARDGQSRTVRQFQFTDWPEQGVPKSGEGFIDFIGQVHKTKEQFGQDGPISVHCSAGVGRTGVFITLSIVLERMRYEGVVDIFQTVKMLRTQRPAMVQTEDEYQFCYQAALEYLGSFDHYAT